Proteins from a genomic interval of Paenibacillus sp. FSL R5-0623:
- a CDS encoding methyltransferase domain-containing protein: MEFSVKQLFDKVAQDYDVQRKQLIPCFDDFYGMALDLMESPLDSPRILDLGAGTGLLSGLVLQKYPNARLTLIDISDQMLEGARRRFADANQVQYVIGDYSKYDFTGSYDMIISSLSIHHLTHADKKKVFDAVHKLLEPGGCFINADQVQGRTPDTDTYYRQRWLEAIHQSGLSEEAISASIERRKVDINATLEDQLMWLEEAGFRVADCMYKYLDFAVFYAQK; the protein is encoded by the coding sequence ATGGAATTCTCAGTAAAGCAGCTGTTTGATAAGGTAGCCCAAGATTATGATGTGCAGCGAAAGCAGCTTATCCCTTGTTTTGATGATTTTTATGGAATGGCTCTGGATCTAATGGAAAGCCCGCTCGATTCTCCACGTATTCTTGATCTGGGTGCAGGAACGGGACTGCTCTCCGGATTGGTCCTGCAAAAGTATCCCAACGCGCGATTAACCCTGATCGATATTAGTGATCAAATGCTCGAAGGAGCACGTCGAAGATTTGCTGATGCAAACCAAGTACAGTATGTGATCGGGGATTACTCCAAGTACGATTTCACCGGTTCCTACGATATGATTATTTCCTCCCTGTCTATTCACCATCTGACCCACGCTGACAAGAAAAAGGTGTTTGACGCTGTACACAAGCTGTTAGAACCAGGCGGATGCTTCATCAACGCAGATCAGGTTCAGGGAAGAACCCCCGATACGGACACCTATTACCGCCAGCGCTGGTTAGAAGCGATTCATCAAAGTGGTTTGTCTGAGGAAGCCATCTCGGCTTCAATAGAAAGACGCAAGGTGGATATCAATGCCACGCTGGAGGATCAATTGATGTGGTTGGAGGAGGCGGGGTTTCGTGTGGCAGATTGCATGTACAAATACTTGGACTTTGCAGTGTTTTATGCGCAAAAATAA
- a CDS encoding PQQ-binding-like beta-propeller repeat protein, with protein MINRHKRQTTMQWKKRAGRPIIAGITAGMLMVHGVIGVLPSQAHAEASDVSIRNWYSYQRITVPELKPSWTAKVDNYLNMNETYVGVNAIAEEGKVFTFAGSKLIALDATTGKRLWNYGKELTPYITYQSGILYGLTSDHKPYALNAKTGKAKWQSGTSTWIDTYNRTEALIPTVDTLYVIKGSTTFALDIKSGKLRWEADEPLGEGHGTEYLEESNGVVLRTFFVQGALTSIQLNAYDKKTGKKLWDHFGQGRALQIKDGLVYSVDTYSPMLEEYDSSPEREWKINAYNLKTGVLKGSQEYTWTMPGDPPYTNGRGGILVHKDKLYIEQGDKIAEYPLNLTKSGTAPLRTFQRPYGDKMALLGIVQERLIYKNLDTSELTGIKLANGQEVQWHGDAPISQIDVYGKGMYRAQRNGTLLALNMMTGQSAFRVATGGDLHNTTLKTNGMIIIQAEGKLLGVKLPASLK; from the coding sequence ATGATCAATAGACATAAACGTCAAACGACTATGCAATGGAAAAAAAGAGCAGGAAGACCCATCATTGCAGGCATTACTGCCGGAATGCTGATGGTTCACGGCGTTATCGGCGTGTTGCCATCGCAGGCACATGCTGAAGCATCGGATGTATCCATCCGTAACTGGTATTCGTATCAACGAATCACTGTACCTGAACTGAAACCTTCTTGGACAGCGAAAGTAGATAACTATCTGAATATGAACGAGACGTATGTTGGAGTTAATGCCATCGCAGAAGAAGGAAAAGTATTCACGTTTGCTGGATCAAAGCTGATTGCACTTGATGCGACAACAGGTAAACGGTTGTGGAATTACGGCAAAGAACTGACTCCTTATATTACCTATCAAAGTGGGATTCTCTACGGACTGACCAGTGATCATAAGCCTTATGCCTTGAATGCGAAGACAGGCAAAGCAAAATGGCAGTCAGGCACATCCACCTGGATTGATACGTATAACCGTACGGAAGCTCTGATTCCAACGGTGGATACCCTCTACGTGATTAAAGGAAGTACAACGTTTGCACTGGATATCAAGTCAGGCAAACTGCGTTGGGAGGCGGATGAACCGCTGGGTGAAGGTCATGGCACCGAATATCTCGAAGAGTCTAATGGTGTGGTGCTGAGAACCTTTTTTGTCCAAGGGGCACTTACATCCATTCAGCTTAATGCATATGACAAGAAAACGGGCAAAAAGCTATGGGATCATTTTGGTCAGGGGCGAGCTCTTCAGATCAAAGACGGTCTTGTGTATTCGGTGGACACCTATTCTCCAATGCTGGAGGAATATGATTCGTCACCTGAACGCGAATGGAAGATCAACGCATACAACCTGAAGACCGGTGTGTTAAAAGGAAGTCAGGAGTATACGTGGACAATGCCGGGAGACCCACCGTATACGAATGGTCGAGGAGGTATACTTGTTCATAAAGACAAACTGTACATTGAACAGGGAGACAAGATAGCGGAGTATCCGTTGAATTTGACTAAGTCGGGAACAGCGCCCCTTCGAACTTTTCAGCGACCTTACGGGGACAAGATGGCGTTGCTTGGCATTGTACAGGAACGACTGATATACAAGAACCTCGACACCAGTGAACTCACAGGCATCAAGTTGGCTAACGGTCAAGAGGTTCAATGGCATGGGGATGCTCCCATTTCTCAGATCGATGTTTACGGTAAAGGAATGTATCGAGCGCAACGTAACGGCACCCTGCTTGCCCTCAACATGATGACGGGTCAGTCAGCTTTTCGAGTCGCTACCGGGGGAGATCTGCATAACACGACATTGAAGACAAACGGAATGATCATCATCCAAGCCGAAGGTAAACTTCTCGGCGTTAAGCTGCCAGCGTCGCTGAAATAA
- the murB gene encoding UDP-N-acetylmuramate dehydrogenase, producing MNIFEHQIPLEKVKFNEPLKNHTFIKIGGNADILIHPTTIDEITKIVEIANLHQLPLTVIGKGSNVIIKDGGIRGVTISLSHFDQIKVSEDSMIAQSGVDIIDVSRLALEHSLTGLEFACGIPGSTGGALYMNAGAYGGQIADVVERATVITKDGAVLEIPREEMKFGYRNSLFKMDHYIILEAEFGLKKGNKEDIASKMKELTFLRESKQPLEFPSCGSVFKRPEGHFAGKLIQDCNLQGTRIGGAEISMKHAGFIVNVDHATAQDYMDLIQFIQKKVYDTFQVELETEVIFLGE from the coding sequence ATGAATATTTTTGAGCATCAGATACCTTTGGAAAAAGTGAAATTCAATGAACCGCTAAAAAATCACACGTTTATTAAAATAGGTGGCAACGCAGATATTCTCATCCATCCAACAACGATAGACGAAATCACTAAAATCGTGGAAATTGCCAACTTACATCAGTTACCTCTGACGGTTATTGGGAAAGGCTCAAACGTCATTATTAAAGACGGGGGCATCCGGGGAGTAACGATTTCTCTTAGCCACTTCGATCAAATTAAAGTGAGCGAGGACAGCATGATTGCGCAAAGCGGCGTTGATATCATTGATGTCTCCAGACTTGCTTTGGAGCATAGCTTGACCGGTTTGGAGTTTGCTTGCGGTATTCCCGGCAGCACGGGGGGCGCACTTTACATGAATGCCGGTGCTTATGGCGGTCAGATCGCCGATGTTGTTGAACGTGCAACTGTGATCACCAAAGACGGCGCAGTGTTGGAGATCCCGCGAGAAGAGATGAAATTTGGTTATCGAAATAGTCTCTTCAAAATGGATCACTATATCATACTGGAGGCCGAATTCGGGCTCAAAAAAGGAAACAAGGAAGATATTGCGAGCAAAATGAAGGAATTAACGTTCCTGAGAGAATCCAAGCAGCCGCTTGAGTTTCCCTCTTGTGGAAGTGTATTTAAACGACCCGAAGGACATTTTGCCGGTAAACTGATTCAGGATTGCAACTTGCAGGGCACTCGCATCGGAGGTGCTGAAATCTCCATGAAACATGCAGGTTTTATTGTAAATGTGGATCACGCTACTGCCCAGGATTATATGGATCTGATCCAATTTATTCAGAAGAAAGTATATGATACGTTCCAAGTTGAATTGGAAACTGAAGTAATCTTTCTGGGAGAATAG
- a CDS encoding SDR family NAD(P)-dependent oxidoreductase: MTQVNNTRTLQHKMGSGFNHNSTAEDVLRDLDLSGQLAIVTGGYSGLGLETTRALVNAGARVVVTARRPAVAKEALSGLEGVEIDALDLADLSSVRAFAERFLASDRNIDMLILNAGIMACPETRVGPGWEAQFATNHLGHFALTNQLWPALASQEGARVVSLASAGHHFSAIRWDDIQLEQGYEKFPAYGQSKTATILFSVELDRRGAKHGVRAFSVHPGGIMTPLQRHMPQEEMIALGWIDESGQVANPAFKTPEQGAATQVWAATSPQLEGKGGVYCEDCDISEMAPEDGGFYGVKPYAIDPEQAMRLWELSAKLTQTDMELS, encoded by the coding sequence ATGACACAGGTAAATAATACTCGAACTTTACAACATAAAATGGGCTCTGGCTTCAATCATAACAGTACAGCGGAAGATGTATTGAGAGATCTGGACTTGTCAGGACAGCTTGCTATTGTAACGGGTGGATATTCCGGCCTCGGTTTGGAGACGACACGTGCGCTTGTTAACGCGGGAGCACGTGTAGTGGTGACTGCGCGTCGTCCAGCGGTTGCGAAGGAAGCACTTTCTGGTCTGGAAGGTGTTGAAATAGATGCATTGGACCTCGCTGATTTATCCAGCGTTCGTGCTTTTGCCGAGCGGTTTCTGGCGAGTGATCGGAACATCGACATGCTGATTCTTAATGCGGGCATCATGGCTTGTCCGGAGACGCGGGTAGGTCCTGGCTGGGAAGCTCAATTTGCAACCAATCATCTGGGCCATTTTGCCCTGACTAATCAATTATGGCCTGCACTCGCAAGTCAGGAAGGCGCGCGCGTGGTTTCGTTGGCTTCAGCTGGACATCATTTCTCGGCAATTCGTTGGGATGACATCCAACTTGAGCAGGGCTATGAGAAATTCCCTGCCTATGGACAGTCCAAAACAGCAACGATTTTATTCAGCGTTGAGCTGGATCGTCGAGGTGCAAAGCACGGAGTACGGGCTTTCTCCGTTCATCCAGGCGGAATTATGACACCACTACAGCGTCATATGCCACAAGAGGAGATGATTGCTCTGGGCTGGATTGATGAATCTGGACAAGTGGCCAATCCTGCGTTCAAAACTCCTGAGCAGGGGGCAGCGACGCAAGTCTGGGCAGCAACTTCACCTCAGCTTGAGGGAAAAGGCGGTGTCTACTGTGAGGATTGTGACATCAGTGAAATGGCTCCAGAGGATGGAGGTTTCTACGGGGTCAAGCCGTATGCCATCGACCCTGAGCAAGCTATGCGTTTATGGGAGCTATCGGCCAAGCTGACTCAAACAGACATGGAACTCTCATAA